TCTGtttcaacttttctttaatgtcgTCCTGTTCTGTTTGGGGCCCTAATGTCTGAAGAATCAAGACGCTTCAAGGTGCAGGTGTGAATCTTTGGCACCAACTTCAATATTTCAAGGCAACAATTGAGGAGTTTGCCTGTATTATGGTAACAGTTCCTACGTTGGTGCTTTCTGTGATGTTTTTAGAAAAGCAaagtataaaaatattaaaaacaaaacaaaaactgcagcGCAGGCCCAGACTCATGAGAGGAAATGACTTTCCGTGCTCTGAAAATACAGATTTCAAATACTTCGGGCGAAGCTGTGTGCCGTCCAATCAGCTTTCAGTGGATGTACGCGGAAGTGAGAAAAGATGCCGTCTGACGGGAACCTGCCAAGCTGACGGCTAAGAAGAGGAGGTGAAACCGGtgcactttcaaaataaaagacggtCTCTATCATTCTATGAATAGATTTGTCTTAGacgtttgttttttactttttacacacactcataattgtttattttcttttatgtttcaGACTATAGCCTAAACATTCTAACGCTTTCCACATAGTCACagtcacttttattttgaaagttcaaaGCGGAAGTATTTTGTAAATTCGAGCAGTCTGATGGTGGAGGCAGAGCAGCAGGATCCTGCGGGTCGTTTTTGATAGACTTTTGCATAGATCTGTCAATCTAAAGTTTACATTTTGTAATCCCTCTCTTTACAACATGCAGCAGGTCGACACGTTGTTGCACATCGCGAATTTCAGCacactgtttgtgtgcatggtGCTCAAGTTCCCGCAGATCTTTGTACTGATGCGAGCGAAATCTACGACCGGAGTGAGCCTCAACAGCCTTCTGCTGGAGCTGATCGGGTAGGCTGCTGTCCCGCTTCTGGGATGggttttttagtttgtttcttgCTCTTAAATTTTGTTACATAATCTGTTCACGTGTGCAAGTATCGATGTAACTTAGTAACTTTAAGCTGCTGTGATGATGGGAcgtcttcctcttcctcacttGTGGTTGGTGTTCAGCAGTAAAGGCGGACTCATCCTGTCAGAGAGCAGCTACAAATGCTTTCTTCTGAAAACGCTGCGAGACGCTCAGCACTAAAATCTCTGGTGTTGTCTTTGTTACCAAAATTCTTTCTTCTTAAAGGCTGGATAAACGATGTTTAAAAGTTACCATCTTAAAGGTAACATTCTAACAACGTTGAATGTTACCAGTAAGTCAGAATGTTACAATCACCGCGTAACCCGACAGTACAGGTGATAGAATCGCTGGTATTGACTCGATACTTTATTTCTACGGCATATTGATACAACAGAAGTTGACGAAGTGCTTTGGAGAGAGGCACATTTAAGTTTCAggtgtccaaaaaaaaaaaaaaaaaaatcagcttcaaaatacatgaaaaactgaaacgtttgtttttttagtgctCATTAAGATGTGTACACAACTTTCAAATTGATGATTGATCATAAATCATCACACTGCTCTCCCAACACAAGCTGCCTTTATACGTCACAAGTACCCaccctgtatttactttcagTATAACACAGTGCTATCTTACTTGCATTTCTTTCGACTGTGGAAGGAACCCATGCaggtacagagaaaaagtgCAAACGTTATCCCTAAAGGCTCCAGCTGACCAGGAGGtgcaaacccaggaccttcttctTCGTAGTCGCCTAAGAGGCCACCAAAACTGCATGCATTCTTTAACTAATCTAAACAGCACCTTTCAGGACTTCATGAATATGACAattctgcatttttttcttactcCAACACATCCTCAAACTGTTGCAGACAAAGTGCTCTCCATTTACTAACAcatcaaagttttaaaaattcTGTCACATTAGGACTCAGTAGCCTCCTGAAAATGGTTATCATGTAACATCCTCAGCATTGCAGTCAAAACATTTTGCCATAGTTAAGCTTTATGTGCTTTTGTCCATGTTTTATCTATGGAGAGACGGACTGAGAGCTTTTAAGACATATTTTAGCATTTTAAGagtatttctgttttgtgtgcATTCAACTTTACTGCTCACAGTAGATCTGCTAAAGACCAAAACAGCCTTCATTTGATAACCTTTTGGAACCAAACACACAAGTTATACTCCAATATAATAGTACTCTATATTTCCatttatatagatgtattacTCCTGTATAGTATCCAGATTGCAGGATTAGCAGTGCATTTCATTATAAAAGTTGAGTGACTGAAGCCATCCAGGGGGTCAGACTGGATCCTTTGGGCAGCTCCTGGAGAACAGGTTTGACACCCCCATCCTAAAACCTAAAACTGCCACAGAATCGCTGATGTATAGCAATACATTTTGGCATAAATACCACTTTTACTTTGATAAAAGAAATGAGTATTTCTTACAGATTAAAACTTAAATAGGACACAAAGAGATTGTGTTCCTAacagctgaaaagctacagtaccttaaaatgaaaaaaaaaataatcctaCTGCGAAGGCTCAACACTGAACAACTGTGCTTTGTTTGCACAGCTGAAGATTTTggttaaatgattaaaaacggGGTAAGAGTCGGCCTCGGCTGGCTCTGTGTGAAGCTCTGTGCAGTCTGCTGTTGAATCAGTGCAGCAGATTAGAGCTTGAAGTGCTTCTTATGCATTGAACAGGAAGTGTTGTGGTTACCTTCGCTGTTGGAGCAGGAGGGATAAAGACAGTGTCTGTAAGTCTGCgtaatttctctctctcctcggTGCCTGGCAGTGGCTGCACCGTCTGAAATGTCCCCACTGTTTTGGTAAGCGTTAGCCTGCTGTCACTGTGCATGCCACGCTGAAACAGTGAAGATGTTTATGTAGTTATAGCTACACAGCATGGCTACAAAGCAGCAAAGAAAAGCACTCTAGTCATTCGGCATGAACGGTTTTGTCACTAGTGGAAAAAAATTTCCACACACGCCAATATTAAATAGCTCTATTCTAGATTATACTAACTGGCAGTGGGCTTTACTGATCACTACCTCTTCctaggaacaaaaaaaaaaaaaaaaaaaaagtcgtgACACAATAAAGCCTGAGGGCGGGTAGGTTAATCTGCTATTGATGTCACCATAGGATGTTATTGTGTTATACTGTTTATTTAACATTGTGGGAAtctctgtctgtgtgcacaTGCATGCAGCTGTATGGTGGCTTGCAAAACAGGGCTGGGAGGCTCAAACCTGTCAGAATCAAAACAAACTAATTAGTGCTGAGGTAAAAATGGATTATGTCATCAAATGCCCCAAATGTAAACTGtatgtataaatgtattttataaaaAGGGACATGAATTGAGATGCTTTTACttgcttttttatttacttgtcTTTGCATGAATTTCTCGGttcatttgctttctttttaaatttttaatttattcagtaataacattttatatatatacatgcatgTATTTATCAACCCATCCGTTTACTTTTGTGCTGCCTGTCTGGGCTGTGAGAGCAACAGTCTAAGCAGAGGAGTTCAAACCTCCCTCTCCCTAGTCAGGAGGTGATGCCAGTGTGATCCTCAGCCAACTGACAGCTGTAATCTCTCTCCTGGTTCCTGGGTCTGCACTGGGTTCTCTTTACCTAAAAAGATCCTCACCTGTGAGGTGGCATCCAAGTCAGACGCCTAAACCACCTTAACTTGCTCCTCACCCTATTTTTGCATTCATGAGCGCTCACattgtatttatttctgtttcattttccCTTCATTTATCTCTGCaaacatttctgtttgtctttttaCGTTCCTTTATGCATTTCTAACCACTGCAATCTGCAagcacatttgcataatttagcagagatgaaaaatcaaaaaaggaaaatggaaTAATAGATGTTTAGGGggaaaagcaaaggaaaaatcCTGGAATGGGAAAAATAATACCATGATAAACCAAAGAGAAAATTAATCGATATTAAGATAACTAAATATAGAAGcaagtgaaaaaaatatatataaattagttcatttgattaaaaagaaaaactattggCACATTTAATGGAGTCTTGATTTCTTTATGGTTTGATTGCAGTCAGTTCAGTCCTCTGTAGACTACTACTTGCAGACCTTCTCCTGCTGAAGGCTACCACTGTTGATTCATCATGTTTGCTGAGCACACTGAGTTGAGCTGCTCCCATAAAAGAGTGAATGAACTGATCATCATGCCGCCGCTTGGCTCAGAAACTGCTTGTTGACTCCCCGTGCGAATCCCTTCCCACAATATCAAGCTTTAAGCACCCACTGAGTCTTTGGCTCGTTTGCCCCTGAGCATCGTTTCTCATTTTAATCAGTACTGAATATAACAAAACACCTCCAGTTTAATAACCTGACACTATATGCTTTACAGGTTCATTGTTTTTGTAACATATCAGATGTACTACGACTACCCACCACCAACCTACTTGGAATATCCCATCCTCATTGCTCAAGGTAAGTTATGCTGTTACATAAATTTCCTCTGCTTATAATTATCTCAgcaagtgtcttttttttttaaccttgttTTAGATCCAGATTCCTTAATTAGTTTATCATTCAGAGTCTTAAATGCCTCGCATTGCTCTCTGTAGTCTCTGTCTATTGAGATCATTCAAAAGGAGCTCAGTCATATTAATGTATCTTGTTTAGTAAAGCTGCACGTATGATTGGCAACTTCATGCTCGTGGCAGTGGTGGAGGAAATTAAGACTTTTCATTAAGTGTAATTAAGGGTAGAGAGATGGGCAAAATAAGGTTGGAAAAAACAGGAGTCTGAATACACTCTGAAGCATCTGCAAATATCAGCAGCCCTTGAAATGGAAATCAAACAGAGCTGTAAATGGTGCGGGTTATAACCTGCCGTGTGTCCTCAGAcgtcatcctcctcctcctgattCTTCACTACAACGGCAGCCTGCGGCAGAGCCTCATCTACGCCGTGGTGTATCCTTTCACTTATCGCACCAATTGATGTGAAAGTGCTCGTTCAATTTGTGCAGAAATCAATGACCCATTAGACTTTTGTGTCCCTGCCTTAACATACTTGTGCTCAGGTTTGTGGGAGGCTGGAGGCTCCTGACTCTGGAGAAGTGGATCATAGATTTGGCTATGGTAATAAACCAGTTTAAAATCAATCAtaagtcagtgtgtgtgtgagagacagagtCAGCAAAGAGATGGCATGTCATCAGTCAGGGGCAATGAGGTGGAGCTTTAAGAAGAAACTTATCCAGACCTCATTTCACCTGGTGTTTCTCACCCAGACCTTATAAATGCCAAATGGCCCGGTTGGTTAATGAGATGAACATGTCTCAGGGCGTTTTGCATTTAAATAGGTGAGAGCAGCGAACCCTCTACATCCTTTCCCCTTAAAGTTTGACTGAAGCGGTAGAAAGTGTTTGAAACTTTGAAATTCAGCTCGATGTTCAGCTTGTTATCACGTGAAATCTGACCTCCTTCTCCTCTCAGAGCCTGTGCACATTTATTAGCGCAGCCAGTAAGTTTGCCCAGCTGCAATGCCTGTGGAGGTCAAAGGACGGCAGGCAGGTTAGCGCCCTCTCCTGGGCTCTAGCTACCTACACGTGTATGGGTGAGTTGAACCAGCCAACagtgtttgcttttcttttttttgcggTTGTTGCATTCCCCACTGTCCTGCATTAATAGATCAATAATTAGATATACATTTAAGTTCATAGCTGTCACTggcacagtttttaaaaaataaaagatttttagCTGTGTACCAAACAACATTGATGTTGTAGTATTATAACTCAGTTTAAAATACAAACTTTGAAGTTAAGTTTGAGGATTTTAACATTCATTCATAATGTATTAAAGTTATGTGTTAAAAAGTAATTCAGTAGTCTTCGTGGAGAAGTCTCAGCAATTTCTTCACAAATTCTTTAAAAATTATAACTTTAGGAATTAAAAGATCTACTGTTAATTTTATTTGGAAGCCAAATACAAGCAAAAGTGTGTAATGAGATGGCAAGAACACATTAGTGCTGTTTTGAGAGGGAAATGGAGCATGCTCGTGAGCCCTACAACCTGGATGTACACAGTTTACAGTGGTGTATGATCCCAGAATCCTTTCCATGATTAAGAAGAAACCATTCACAAAGGTCATCATCAAGAGAAGACTTTTGATAAAGATCAACTTGTGAAAAGAAATGTGGAGGTTCATAATCCAAATCTGTAAAAATGTTACATAACCGCTGTTCATGGGGATAAACTGCTCAGATTCATACAAATTCAGCAAAGACTTACTGCAAAAGCACCTCGGGGGGTGTTCTATAGTAGGCAAGTCGATCACCTAATCCAAACCCAATGAgttgcattttaaaattaaaggtaGAAACAACAACTGgaataattttaaatgtaactCCTCAAATTAAAGCTGAGCCCTTAAATTTAAAATTGTAACAAACTGTGGCATGAAAACGTGCCAAGGATCCTGTCGCTACTTTTCATACTGCAGTCCTATCGCTGTCAAACTGAATCCTGTTAAGCACTTTTATCAGTTCACATAAATCCCCCTCACTAAAGTAACAAGTCTACTCTTTCATTTCATGAATATGCATGGTAGTGTTTATTCAGCCCCCAATTTAATAAATGAGCAACCCAACGATTCATTAATTAATGATCAGACGCTCTGTTGGGTAACAGGGATGTCATTAACTCGACTTCCTCTTTGTTTCAGCTCGGAtttacaccaccacagtgacaaCTGGAGACGTGCAGGGTAAGTCGGTCTGAATTACTAATgactgtgggaggtgttgcatCCCAGAATTTTTAATGAACACTTCAGAGgaaaatgatttgttttctAAATAACCATCATAGATTTAAAATGAGCACTGTTTTTCCAGTGTATAAAGAGCTACTAGATTAGCTGATAAAATACGCATATCCAGAATGAATAAAACCACAAGGAAGTAAATAGTCACCTTGTAGTTTTATACTTAGTGGTCGATTTCTTTTAGATTAGactgctttaaaacaaaaagggaCGTTAGTGTGGATGAGGCCACCCGGGCCCGTTCAGTAATCCATCAATGCATCATACTTCTACTATATTTCAGCAAGAGTAAAAGTGGGGGTTTACAAAGCattagtgagacctgctatgatatATGGTTTGAAGATGGTGgtgctgacaaaaagacaggaggtggAGCTGGAGATGGTAAGATTTTCATTGGCAGAGACCAgaatggacaggattagaaatgagaaTATCAGAGAGAGATGGTTTGGACGTGTGCAGAGCAGGGATCATGGATGTAAAGGATGTTGAatgtggagctgccaggcaggagggaaaaaggaagaccacagaggaggtTTGTGGATGTAGTGGAGTAGGACACGAGGAGGATGGTAAGGATAGGGTATTCAAGTATTTCCATTTTGTAGGAGAACCCGAGTCTGGTTAATATTAATGGCTAACTTTCAGTCATAATTAATTAAACTGGCAGGTCTAAAGGGCTGCTTCTTTACAATGTAAGACATCCAAGTTTAATAATGAACATCAGTAACAGGACTGTCATATAAATTTACACACCAGCAGAAACCTGCAGTTTCTTATAAGACCAAAGGATTTCAGGCATCTTTTACCTGGAGTATCCCCGAGTAGTCACCATTTGTAACTCCAGCTCTGCTGTCCTTGTGTGATTCACAGAGACACGTCACTGTCAGCTTCCTTGTTTCTGatcatcttttctctttgccACAGTTCTGGTGCGGTTCATAGCGATGACCCTGCTGAACCTGTGGGTGCTGCTCACTGTGCTCTACTATCAGAGACGCGGCAGTAGCTCCAAGAAGAAAGACTAAGTGTTTAACACTGGATTCTGCAGATCAAAGATGACTGCGTCACTTTAGGCACAACCAATACTGTAAAATGAAACTGACGGGTAACAAGAGTTCTATCAGCAGAGAGATGGTTTTTATATCGTTTGTCTTCCCTGTTAAAGCCACACATTTGTTTGAACAACATTCCAGTTTGTAAAAATCTGTTGATAGGAACAAAGACCAATGCTTTGCCATACTGTCTGTGAAAAAATCTATTGTTAGACACGACAGCACAAACCCCACGTATATGTGAAACGATCCTGTTCCGGGTAAAATGTTTTGGAAAAGCTTTTGTATATGTAAAGTTATTTTCTGAACTGTTTCAATAAACCAAATTCTACCTTTTTACAGTGAggtcatttaatttaaaataaaaagttgagTATGGGAGAGCAACACTGcaaaaattcaaaacaaaacattgcatTAAATATGCCAAAAATTCAATCTCAGATTGATGTGATTTAATTTGCTTCTTTGTAACTCACCATGTTTCTGGACAAAGGCGCAGTTCTTATGATTTGGACACCACCACCACGGTGGATTTCAAATCAAACAAGAGctgactgaagtgcagactttcagtttTAATCAATATGGTTTAGCAAAAGTATTGCAGAAAAGGTTTGGGCATTTGTATTCACGGTCCTCTCAGAGGCTCAAAATTGATTGGACAACTAGCTAACGAGCAGTTTCATGCCCAGGTGAGACCTGTTCCCTCATTATTCCATGGCAGATTAAGACGATAAACCACCTGGAGTTGATTGcaactttatatatatatatatattttttttttttttgagcgcCAGTAAAAGATGAATGGAGACCATCATTACCCAGATAAACCAAACTAAACCAGAGagacaaggaaaatgaacaaacTTGCCAGCTCGGCGACacaaaaacagctgcaaaacagaAGATGACTCTATAATCAAGTTGACACTTTGGAGGAGCGAGGGTTTCACAGCAAGGTGAAAATCTCTGGTTACACTTATTCAAAAGGCCAGTGTAAATGTTAGGGGATAACATCTACAAGAACCTGCAGagttctgaaaaaaaaatatttggacagaTTTGATTTTAACCTTCATTTATGCAGGTAGTCCCATAGAACTCAGAATTAtcgtctgaaggccaagaattttcttttttagattCCAGTATTATTTactgtgtttgtcttttgtgTTTCAGTAGTTTTGAGTACGACTGACAGCTTGTGTTGGACTCAATATCAGAATACGGAGGACTCCATATGCCTAAAAAGCAGaggaataaaatcaaaaatatcAATTTGTcacaatttatatttattatacaaAATtgctatttaatatttttgtggcacatttttattttggcaCTTTTGGTTCACCATAGTTGTACACCTCTGCAGCATGACAACAtctaacatttttaaaacagaaaaatgatccAAACCCAGAAGGcacatccatgtctttattgtTGAAGTGGTTATTATCATAGAGCTGTTTGATAGCAAACATGCAATCTGGATGTAGAGCCCTTAAATACAAAGTGGACAAGGctgtataaataatataatgtgCACTGTATGGCATGTAAAATatatactgtgtatatttatatgtataaaacatgcttcttgGTTAAAGGAgagtgcacatacacacacacacacacactcacacactcagtTTACTCTCCACCTGCTAACTAAGTCACATACATACAACATATGCCCAAACTTAGAGTTTGGTTTCCTTTAATACAAAAATAAGGACAAACACTTTTAGAAAAAACTTCAATGGAATAGTGCTGCTCAGTATTTCCACTCATGGGTTCAGGATATGATTGGATACCTTCATTATTTCGGCTTCTTATTGGTCAACTTCCCTCATTTTCACTTTCGGTACTGACTAAAAACGACTAGGCATGTGGGTGAAAAAGCAAACGCATGCAAGTTCACTCAGAGTAGTTTGTGATGAAAGGCGCGGCTTCAGTCAAGTATACTTGGATAATACAATGCCTGTGTGTCGTCTCTGGTGAAGCCCAGATGTACATTCAAAAACAACAGAAGGAGCCGAGCTCGGATCAGAAAGCATTAACGGTGCACCCCTTTGAATTTAGTAAACATTAACCCTCAGAACTGACAGTGCAGGTTTGCAGAGATTATGGGATCGTGAGGACTTCATGTCTTAATCTAATGCCATTTCGAGCAGGATTCTGTTCGCTTTGTAGTCGTTTGACGTCAAACCCATGATTCAGCGTGTGCATGAGTCAGAACTCTGAATAAGAGGCACTCGGAGAATTATTTGCTCACATCCGAGAGGAAGCTGGCCTTCATTTGCTGCCTTAATGACTTTCCATGAAGTCACAGCTCATTTGGTTCCTAAGTACCTTATTCAAGATTCCCCATGGACACGCACCTGAAAGCAGAGCTGTGAAAAGCAAGACGCTACAATCATGTTAAAGAGTTTGAAAGTACAGACACCATAAGCCAACAAAAATACAGACTCTGAGTGTAGTGTTCCCCCATTAAACCCTTCATATTGTTCACAATCATTAAACACaagaatgtctttttttttcttcttttggccATGAGAATCCCCAAAGGTGGTGTGGAGGAGGTTTCCTGCCGGCTGCTTCAATCAGACAGTGTCCTGGAGAGAACTGTTAAGGTAAGTGTACCCCCGTTCTTGTCAGCCTTGGTCAGGCTCATAAGAGCTATCCTCCATTGTGTGGGAGCCGAACAAGCTACTCCAGCGCCCCAGAGCTGCACAAGTGCTCTCGCCAAGGACCCAGGAGAGGACTTGGGTCTATATGTTTATGAGTCGCCCAGCTTGCTGTAAAGACGGCAGATGCTGAGGTGAGCTTGCTAAGTGGCTTGgaaacaagctgaataaaaatggAAAACGCCAGACTTGGTAACTCTCGCAGGCTGAAGCGGGACAGGGTGGAGTGGGCAGTGGAGAAACCAGTCCAGTGTGCTGATCTGCAAATGGAGCTTTGTATAGTCTTTGATTTAGGAAGAAACTCTCCCCACCACCTCATAGATGCACCGCACTCCCGGGCAAGGTTAactggagggagagagagaaacagatgcAAGTTAATCTCAGCAAATATGCAGCGATATGTCAGGAAGATTAAAAGATTGGGCCGCGATTTGAATGGCACAGTGAAGGCATTATTTCATACAATTACCAAATCAAGGACCCGGCTGATTTTTAGACTGCAGATTCTATTTTTAATCGTTACCCTACATTTATTTTATCTcaacaaaaaactcaaaattctTTAAAGTCTTTGTAGTAAACAAACTGGCTAAACATGCAATAGTCCTGCCAAGATATACAATGATCCTACTTTGGATTTTCAGCAAGTCCTATgtccatagactgtatataaaagatggaaataGCCACCGAGGGGAACATTTCAGCCATTGCCatcttgttttttggttttttttaaaatttctttatatattttatgatTTAAGGGTGAAGACACTCCACGCTCATCCTGTGACGAACTGTCAGTCATAAGATGGTCTCACCCTAAACCGGCATATTTAACTAAATGAGTAACATGCTGTAATAAGTAAAACATGAAACCACTGATTTGGTCCATAAGTTCACCAAAAAAAGTGCTGACTGAGGTGTTCATGTGAGCCTTAGTAATTTTTCCATAGAGTTGTACAGAATCGGGCTTCCTTTTGCAACCAGAGGAAACGCCCTCTGCTGGCCATGAGACAGACTGCAAGTCAATTCTGAATTAATTTCTATAAAGAGCATCTGCATGATTTTGGTCCTAGAAACTTTTTGGTTTCTTACTGTCGTCCACTGCACAGCCTGTGTGGAGAGCAGAAGAGGTTTGCTCCaaattcatttcagttcattCCAGTTTATCTGCATTTGTAAACATTGCCTGGGACATGAGAAATGAGAAATCTTGGCTTGGATTTCTTCTAACTAAACCGGACATCCCAACAAATTGTCTAAAATCCCAAGAGGCCAAATCGGCAGACTAACTGATGTGGTTCCAAGATTGGCTTCGCTTCTCAGATCATCATCTTTTATTCACAGTCTAAGGACAGATTAACATTAAATAATCTAAAGTCTGCGCGGGAATACAGCAGCGAATTGTTCAAGCGATTCGCAGCTGAGTGCTACCTTGCtaaaaattgaatttttttcAGACGTGAGAAAAAGTCATGTCTTATCTCTTGTTGTATGAAAAAGGGCAACTTCAGACAAACCTGGGAACTTATTCTCCTCAGTTTATGTGTCAATTTATTTTTGTCCAGTTCAAAACACCCAGTGCCCAAGTGATCCCAACTCTTAGAAGAGCAAATCCACCCAAACTAGTACGTGGCACCAGCTCCATAATACAGAGTATATTCACCACCTGCACCACCTCAGAGTGacacccaaaacaaacaaacatacacacactgagAAGCTGAGATGTTTACAGGGAAACATCTGGTCAAAAGAAGaacaaggaggaggaggaggagaaggaggagctgTCATTTGTACCAGGTACTGCTGGAATCTTCTCGCTTTATTTTGAAGCCATTTGACCTGCGAGGGCTGAGGTCAGacatttttaaggtttttttaaatggcaagCACTGCACAGCACACATTGCACACAGTGTTACCAAATGTGGTGATCAGAAATGTATAGAGGAACAATCATCATCTATATCATCCAACGCCCAGTGCCAGTCCTGGAGACTGGAGTCCTCCAATCTGAAAGGGGAGATTAGTTTTCATGGCCGTGTATTCGTTACT
Above is a window of Oreochromis niloticus isolate F11D_XX linkage group LG19, O_niloticus_UMD_NMBU, whole genome shotgun sequence DNA encoding:
- the slc66a3 gene encoding solute carrier family 66 member 3, which encodes MQQVDTLLHIANFSTLFVCMVLKFPQIFVLMRAKSTTGVSLNSLLLELIGFIVFVTYQMYYDYPPPTYLEYPILIAQDVILLLLILHYNGSLRQSLIYAVVFVGGWRLLTLEKWIIDLAMSLCTFISAASKFAQLQCLWRSKDGRQVSALSWALATYTCMARIYTTTVTTGDVQVLVRFIAMTLLNLWVLLTVLYYQRRGSSSKKKD